The Chryseobacterium sp. G0186 genome includes the window ATGACCTCGCCACCACCGGTAGAATGGCCAATATGAACTACATCCTTTAAATCCAGGGCTTCTACAAGTTCTGCAACATTGGAGGCATAGGTATCCATATCATGTCCGTAAGGGGTCTGTTCCGATCTTCCATGGCCTCTTCTGTCGTGAGCAATCACTCTATAGCCTTGTTCCAGAAAGAAAAAGAGTTGTGCATCCCAATCATCGCTGGATAATGGCCATCCATGGTGAAAAAATAGAGGTTGTCCTTTTCCCCAGTCTTTGTAGTAAATCTCAGTTCCGTCTTTTAATGTAAATGTACTCATCTTTTTCTTTTTTTGTGATTAATGAATTAATATGATGTTTATAATAACAAATATAAGACGAAACCTTTTCTTGAGAATTGATGTAGGATAATAATTGAAAATCTGGACATAAAAAAACCTCAAAGTACTTTGAGGTTTTATATTTAAAATAATGACTTATTATTTTGCTGGTTTTTTAGGACTCATCATCATAATCATCCTTTTTCCTTCAAGCTTAGGAAGCTGGTCTACCTTACCAACGTGCTCTAGTTCCTGAGCAAGTTTTAAAAGCAAAATCTCTCCCTGATCCTTAAAGATAATCGAACGTCCTTTAAAAAATACGTAGGTCTTTAATTTAGAACCTTCTTCAAGGAATTTTTCAGCATGTTTTTTCTTGAATTCGTAATCATGGTCATCAGTCTGAGGTCCGAAACGGATCTCTTTTACCACCACTTTTACTTGTTTTGCCTTAAGTTCCTTCTGTTTTTTCTTTTGCTCATATAAGAATTTTTTATATTCTAATATTCTAGCAATAAAAGGTTCAGCTTTATCAGAAATTACTACTAAGTCCAATTCCTGTTCCGCA containing:
- the infC gene encoding translation initiation factor IF-3 — protein: MINDKIRVRELRLVGDNVEPGIYPIDKARQIAAEQELDLVVISDKAEPFIARILEYKKFLYEQKKKQKELKAKQVKVVVKEIRFGPQTDDHDYEFKKKHAEKFLEEGSKLKTYVFFKGRSIIFKDQGEILLLKLAQELEHVGKVDQLPKLEGKRMIMMMSPKKPAK